CGGTGTGCTTCCTGCGGGGAGCGTTTTTCCTGTGAGACCTTCGCGAACAAGTGTCCCCACTGTCGTGGAAAGAGTCTCATCCACGAACAGGGGGAGCCCCGTCGAAAGAAGGCGGGCTGTACTGGAAGCTGCAGCGGCTGCGGTGGCGGCTGCGGTTGTGGGGGGCATTGACGGTGGAGTCCCCTTTTCTGACGCTCGGCATCGAAACGAGCTGTGACGATACGGCGGTGTGCGTTCTCGAAAACCAACGCACCGTTCTCGCCCAGGGGATCTCGAGCCAGATCGAGGAACATGCGCCCTTCGGAGGAGTCGTTCCCGAAGTTGCTTCCCGGTGTCATCAGGAAGCGTTGCTTCCTTTGCTGCGGAGGACCCTGGAGAAAGCTGGAATTCACAATCCGGCCCGACAGCTCTCCCTTATTGCGGTCACTGCCGGACCAGGCCTTGTGGGGTCTCTCCTCGTGGGGGTGATGAGCGCCAAGGCGCTCGCCCAGGCCTGGGAAGTGTCTCTTGTGGGAGTCAATCACCTGGAGGGACACCTCTTCGCCAATGTGGCCGTTCATCCGTCTCTGGAGCCCCCTTTTCTCTCCCTCATTGTCTCTGGGGGACACACGGAGATCGTTTTCGTGCGCTCCTTCGGTGAATATGAACTTTTGGGCGAGACGAAGGACGACGCCGTGGGCGAGGCCTACGATAAAGTTGCCAAGCTCCTTGGGCTCGGTTATCCCGGTGGTCCGGAGGTGGACCGGCTCGCCCGGGAGGGAGATCCCGATGCCTTTCCGCTTCCCGTGCCTCTCGAACATTCCGACGAGATCGGTTTCAGCTTCAGCGGTCTCAAGACAGCGGTCCTTTGGGTGCTGCGAAGGCTTGAAAAGGAAGGGAAACCCATTCCCGTGGCTCACGTGTGCGCGTCCTTTCAAAAAGCTGCCGTCGCGTCGCTCGTCGGAAAAGTCCGCCTCGCCGTTCTGCGATCGGGGGTCCGCCGTGTCGCCGTCTCGGGGGGTGTCGCGGCGAACAGTGCACTGCGGAACGCCCTGAGTGCATTGCCCGGCGTGGAGATTTTTCTTCCCCCCCTCTCTCTTTGCACGGACAACGCGGTGATGATCGCCGCTGCGGGATACAACATCTATCGACGAGGATTCTTTTCGGATCTCTCTCTTTCGCCGGATCCATCGCTTCCGCTCTCCCGCTGAGCGTTGCCACGAGCAATTCGCGTGTTCGCGCGCCCGTTTTCCCCTTGGCCGAGGCTGTTTTGTCCCTGATTTGGGACAGAACGGCCTCGACGGCTGTGCTGTCACGAGAGACCACAGAGGCTCCGGATAAAAAGGATCGAAAAAACGTCTCAGCAAGCGAAAAAAGAAGATAAATGGCTTTTTTCTGCGGAAATATGGATCTCATTACGCTTGAGATCTTGTCTGAAGCTCAGTAAGATCATTCATGGTCAAATTAGCACTCGTTCCGAATGAGTGCTAACACGGAAACAAAATTTGAGGAGGGATTGTAAATGAAGCTCAAACCCCTTGCGGACCGTATCGTTGTGAAGGTCCTCTCCCAGGAGGAAAAGACCAAGGGCGGCATCGTTCTTCCGGACACGGCGAAAGAAAAGCCTCAGGAGGGCGAAGTGAAGGCCGTCGGGACCGGAAAGGTTCTCGAGAACGGACAGAAGCTTCCCCTTGAGGTGAAGGTGGGAGATCGCATCATCTTCAGCAAGTACTCCGGAACGGAAGTCAAGATCGACGGAGAGGAGTTTCTCATCCTCAGCGAACGGGACGTTCTGGCCATCGTCGGCTAGAGGCGTTCTTCTTCGGCAGGGAGTTCTTTTCGACGCAACAAGAACGTAGACATACCCAATTCCTCCAGGAGGTGTACAACCAATGGCAGCGAAGATTATTGCATATGGCGAAGACGCCCGTCGGGCGCTCATGCGGGGCATCAACCACGTGGCCGACACCGTCGGTGGAACTCTCGGACCCAAGGGGCGCAACGTGGTTCTCGAGAAGAAGTTCGGCTCTCCCACCATCACGAACGACGGCGTGACCATCGCCAAGGAGATCGAACTCGAGGATCCCTTCGAGAACATGGGAGCGCAGCTTCTCAAGGAAGTCGCCTCCAAGACGAACGATGTCGCCGGAGACGGAACCACCACCGCCACGGTTCTCGCCCGGGCGATGATCCGCGAGGGCATGAAGAATGTCGTGGCCGGAGCCAACGGAATCCTGATGCGCCGTGGTATCGAGAAGGCTGTGGATGTCGTCGTGGACGAGCTGAAGAGCCTTGCCCTGGACGTGAAGGACAAGGCGAAGATCGCCCAGGTCGCCGCCATCTCCGCCAACGACAAGGGCGTGGGTGAGCTCATCGCCGAGGCCATGCAGAAGGTCGGCGAGGACGGCGTCATCACTGTCGAGGATAGTCAGACCGTGGGGACCACCCTCGAGATGGTGGAGGGGCTCCAGTTCGACAAGGGCTACATCAGCCCCTACATGGTCACCGATCCCGAGCGGATGGAGTGTGCTCTGGATGACGCCTACATCCTCATCAACGACGGCAAGATCAGCAACGTGAAGGACATGCTTCCCATCCTCGAGAAGGCCGTGCAGGCGGGCAAGCCTCTCATGATCATCGCCGAGGACATCGAGGGTGAGGCTCTGGCCACTCTCGTGGTGAACAAGCTTCGGGGCATTCTCCAGGTCGTGGCCGTGAAGGCTCCCGGCTTCGGCGAGCGCCGCAAGGCTATGCTCCAGGACATCGCCATCGTCACCGGCGGTCAGGTCATCAGCGAGGAAATTGGCATCAAACTCGAGAACGCCGATCTCTCCATGCTGGGCCGCGCCAAGAAGATCCGGGTTTCCAAGGAAGAGACCACTATCGTCGAGGGTGCGGGAAATCCCGAGGAGATCCGCAAGCGGGCCGCCCAGATCAAGCGGGAGCTTGAGGACAGCACGTCCGAGTATGACAAGGAGAAGCTTCAGGAGCGCCTTGCCAAGCTTGTGGGCGGTGTGGCGGTCATCCAGGTGGGTGCTGCAACCGAGACCGAGCAGAAGGAGCTGAAGCACCGCATCGAGGATGCCCTGAATGCGACCAGGGCCGCCGTGGAGGAAGGTATCGTCGCCGGAGGCGGCGTGGCCCTCGTGAACTGCCTCCCCGCTCTCGACAAGTTCCTCGGCACGCTCGAGGCGGACGAGAAGATCGGTGCCGCCCTTGTGAGGAAGGCCCTCACGGAGCCGCTCCATCTCATCGCCAGCAACGCGGGTCTTCAGGGCGACGTGGTGGTCGAGCGCGTTTGCACCCTTCCCAAGGGGCACGGTCTCAACGCCGTGAGCGGTGAGTACGAGGATCTCGTCCAGTCTGGCATCATCGATCCCGTGAAGGTGACCCGCAGCGCGCTCCAGAACGCCGGTTCCATCGCGGCCATGGTGCTCACCACGGAGAGCCTTGTTGCCGACAAGCCTGAGAAGAAGGACAAGATGCCTCCCATGCCCGGCGGTATGGGTGGAATGGGCGACATGGACTACTAGGCCATTGGGCCCGGAGGTTGTTCGAGCTGTTGTAACACGAGGCCCCCGCAGTGCGGGGGCCTTTTCGCTGGAGTCCTCTTTCCCCGGCGTGGTATGATTGGGCGAGATGAGGCATTCCCGAGGCATGGGAAGGCTTTCGTCGGGAAATTGTTTGTGCGGCCCCCCGGTTCCCTGCGAGGAGATTCTGTTGTTGGAGGTGAAGGGCTCCGGCCCGACGCATGAAGAAGTCAGACACCATCATCGTGTTGGATTACGGATCTCAGTACACGCAGCTTATTGCCCGGCGCGTGCGGGAAATGAAGGTCTACAGCGAAATTCTTCCTTGGGATGCGGATGTGGCGACGCTCCTCGCCGCGTCCCCCAGGGGCGTCATTCTTTCGGGGGGGCCGTCCAGCGTCCGCGATGAAGAGGCGCCGTCGATGGATCCGAGACTTCTGGAGAGCGGTATCCCGATCCTTGGCATCTGCTACGGCATGCAGGTCCTCGCTCAACGCCTTGGAGGAAGGGTGGAGAAAGGATGCAGGGCGGAGTACGGGCGTACCCGGGTGAGCCTTCGGAAGAGCCCCCTTTTCGAGGGTCTTCCCGGAGAGCTTACAGTGTGGATGAGTCACTGGGACCAAGTGGCGGAACTGCCCGCGGATGCCGCAATCATCGCACAGAGCGAGTCCGGAATTCCTGCGGGGTTCGCCCTGCCTGAGCGGGGAATCTACGCCATTCAGTTTCATCCCGAAGTGGCGCACACCGTGGGAGGGCAGGAGATTCTGAGCAATTTTCTTTTCAGGGTCTGTCGCTGCGAGCCCACCTGGGACCTCGGCGAATGGGTCACCTCCATGACGGAGGAGATCCGGAGAAAGGTCGGGAACGGCCGGGTGGTCTGCGGTCTCTCCGGAGGAGTGGATTCGAGCGTGGCGGCGCTCCTGACGAGCCGTGCCATCGGAGATCGGCTCGAATGCATTTTCGTGGACAACGGCCTTTTGAGGCGGAACGAGGCGGCGGAGGTGCTCGAGGCGTATAAGACGCTGGGGTTGAAGGTCCATTTTGTCGATGCCTCGGCCCGTTTTCTCGATGCCCTCGCGGGAGTCGTCGAGCCGGAGCGAAAACGAAAGATCATCGGTGAAGTCTTCGTCCGTGTTTTCGAGGAAAAGGCCGAGGATGTCGGCGGTGCGGAGTGGCTCCTCCAGGGAACGCTCTATCCCGACGTGATCGAGAGCGGCCACAAGGGAAAGGGAGCGGCGGTGATCAAGACACATCACAATGTGGGCGGATTGCCCGAGGTGATGCGTCTCGCCGTGCTCGAACCGCTGCGGGATCTCTTCAAGGACGAGGTACGGAAGATAGGCGCCCTGCTGGGACTTCCGGAGCGCATTCTCGAGCGGCATCCCTTTCCGGGACCGGGGCTCGCCGTACGCTGTCTCGGCGAGATCACGCCGGAGAGACTGGACGTGTTGCGCGGGGCCGACGCGATCTTTCTCGAGGCCATTCGAAATGCCGGTCTCTACCGAAAGATCTGGCAGGCTTTCTGTGTTCTTCTGCCTGTGCGGAGCGTGGGCGTCATGGGAGATGTTCGTACCTATGCGGAGGTGGCGGTGCTCCGCGCCGTGGAGGCCCAGGACGGTATGACCGCCGACTGGTATCGCCTGCCGGAGGATCTGGTGGATGCGGTGTCGCGGCGGATCTGCAACGAAATTCCCGGCATCAACAGGGTCGTGATGGACGTGACGGGGAAACCTCCCGCGACCATCGAGTGGGAGTAGACCGGTGGAGTACGCCGAAGCGCTCCGGAGGCGCTTGCGCGCCTTCGCGGAGGGGCAAGAGACCCTGGATGGCGTGGTTGAATTCATCGCCGGTTTGCCCTACGCCGAGCGGGGTGATGTCCGCCTCGACGGACATCGCAGTGTCCGGCGCGGTATCGGGGAGATCATTCTCTGCCAGGGGAAGTCGCCGGACCAGCTTCGGGACATTGCCGCGCTTCTTCGGGAGCGTCCCGGAAACACTCTGTTCAGCCGCATGACCCCTGAACAGGCGGAGATCGTGGCACGCGAGCTGGATGGCCTGGTCTATCACCCTCTTCCCCGGATGGGCGTTTTTCAGGTGGAGGAGCCTCGCTCCCGCGGGACCTCCGTCGCGGTGGTGAGCGCCGGCGCGGGAGACGTGCCCGTCGCGGAAGAGGCTGCCTTGGTAGCCTCTTTTGCGGGGTGCCGGGTAGGGCGCTATTTTGACGTGGGAGTCGCGGGTCTGCATCGGCTTCTCGATGTGCTTCCGGAACTGCGCAAGATGGATGTGCTCGTCGTCGTGGCCGGTATGGACGGGGCGCTTCCGAGCGTCGTTGCGGGACTTGTGGGCTGCCTCGTCGTAGCCGTACCCACGTCGGTTGGATATGGGGCATCCTTCGGCGGTCTCGCACCGCTTCTGGCCATGCTCAACGCCTGCAGCAGCGGGGTCGTGGTGGTGAATATCGATAACGGTGTCGGCGCCGGCGTGGCCGCCGCGCTCGCCTCCCGTTCCGGCATGTTGTGGAACGGCCCCGAGGAAGCTCCCGGCGCATAACAAACCGCGTCGGTGCAGAGTGAGCGGAGCGAAAGGAGGAGTTGCCATGCCCTTTGTTCTTGCGGTGAGCGGGCTGAAGAATTCCGGAAAGACGACGCTCTGTGGGGTGCTTTTGGAGATTCTCCGCCGGAAGGGATTGCGGTGCGCGTATGTGAAACATGGGTCCCACCGGGTGTGCAGTGATCCTGGAACGGATACGGGCAAGTTCGTCGAGGCAGGGTTTCCTTCCGTATGGTGGGGAGAGGATGGGCTTCGCGTCGAACTTGGGCATGTTCGTCAAGCCTCCTCCGGTGCGGCATCTTCGCCTCTTTCCGACGGAGAGATCCTTGCGGAGATGACGAGCCGTTTCTTTCCCGGCTTCGACCTGGTTCTCCTGGAAGGCGGCAAGCGTCTTCCTCTTCCGCGCGTCTGGGTGGGTGCTCCTGAGACGGTTCCCGAAGACGTGAGGGGAATCATCGCTTTCTACGGAGAAACCTCTGGTGATGCGACGGGGGAACGTGCGAAAGAGTTCTCCCGTCGGAGGGAAAATGCTTCTTCCGGCGGCGAAGTGCTCCACGTTGCTCGAGGAGAGGAAGTGGCTCTTGCCACGATGGTGGAGGACCTTGTCCTGCGGGGACGCGCTCCGCTCGAACTCTATGTGGGCTCTTCCCGCCTTCCCATGAAATCCTTCGTGGCGGAGTTTATTCGCGGTGCCCTGGAGGGCATGCTACGTTCGCTGAAAGGGGGGGCAGACTTCCGCAGGGGCATTCTCCTCGCGGTACCTCCGGAAAAGGGCGCGGAATCCGACGAGGAGGGAGAACGGCTGAGAAGGACGCCGGAAGCGTAATGTGAGGAAAAAAAGGACGTTGTTTTTCGGAATTTTCCCTTGTGCCCCGCACTTCTGCTGTCTATAATGGTGGGCACTTCGGCGACGTGCCCCGCACGCCGCCGAAAATCGCGTTCATCACTTCTTAAGGAGGTCGTTTGAAATGCAGTTGTATTGGATTGTTGGAGGTGCCGGAGCGTTGGCATTGCTCTATGCGGTCATCTCCATGGGAAAGATCACGGCGTTTCCCGTAACGAATGCACGGGTGGAGGAGTTGTCCGGGATCATCCAAAAGGGTGCCATGGCATTTCTCTTCCGTGAATATCGTTGGCTCGCCCCTTTCGTCGTGATTGTTGCGGCGCTTCTCTGGTTCAAGATAGGTGCGGCTTCTGCAGTCTCCTTTGCCTTTGGCGCTCTCTGCAGCGCCTTGGCGGGGTTTCTCGGCATGCGGATCGCCACGAAGGCGAACGGAAAGACCGCCTTCGCCGCGACGGAGAGCATGAACAGTGCTCTGCGCATCGCCTTCACTGGCGGTACCGTGATGGGCATGTTCGTGGTGGGCATCGGCATCCTCGGTGTCGTCGCTTCCTATCTGCTCTTTCGTGATCCTAACGTCATCACGGGCTTCGGGTTCGGCGCCAGTTCCATCGCACTTTTTGCCCGCGTGGGGGGCGGCATTTACACCAAGGCCGCCGATGTGGGAGCGGACCTGGTAGGCAAGGTTGAGGCGGGAATTCCCGAGGACGATCCCCGCAATCCCGCGGTCATCGCGGACAACGTGGGAGACAACGTGGGAGACATTGCCGGCATGGGAGCCGACCTCTTCGAGTCCTACGTGAACTCCATCATCGCCGCCATGGCCATCGGTCTTGCGACCTTCGGAGACAGGGGCGTCGCCTATCCGCTTCTCCTTTCCGCCCTGGGGATCGTCTCCGCCGTGCTCGGTACCTTCTTCGTCCGGGTCAAGGAGGGCGGAGATCCCCAGATGGCGCTCCGCATGGGAATCTTCTCCACAGGGGTCTTCATGATCCTCGGATCCTTCTTCCTCACCCGCAGTGTCTTCGACGGGGACAACACGCTCTTCTTCGCCGTGGTGGCGGGCGTGCTCTCGGGTGTGCTCATCGGCTACGTGACGGAGGTCTACACCTCCGCGTCCTTCAAATCCGTGAAGGAGATCGCCCATGCCTCCGAGACGGGTTCCGCCACGAACATTCTCTCCGGCATTGGAGTGGGTATGAAATCCACCATGATTCCCGTGATCCTCATCTGTGCGGCCATTCTTGTGGGAGTGAAGTTCGGCGGGCTCTACGGCATCGCCTGTGCGGCGGTGGGCATGCTCTCCACGGTGGGCATGACCCTCTCCGTGGACGGATACGGCCCCATCGCGGACAACGCCGGAGGTATCGCCGAAATGAGTCATCTTCCCAAGGAAGTCCGAAAGATCACGGACCGTCTCGACGCGGTGGGGAACACCACCGCCGCCGTCGGCAAGGGGTTGGCCATCGGCTCGGCGGCACTCACCGCGCTGGCGCTCTTCGCGGCCTACGCCACGGCGGTGAACCTGAGCGTCATTGATCTCAAGGATCCTCGGGTCATGGTCGGTCTTTTCCTGGGCGGTATGCTCCCCTTCTTCTTCAGCGCCCTTGCCATTCAGGCGGTGGGACGTGCGGCGGAGAAGATGATCGACGAGGTACGGCGCCAGTTCCGTGAAATTCCCGGTATCATGGAAGGGACCGGAGAGCCGCAGTACGAACGGTGCGTGGACATCTCCACCGCCGCGTCCCTTCGGGAGATGGTGTTCCCGGGACTTCTCGCCGTGATTTCTCCTGTGCTCGTTGGCTACTTCCTCGGCGCGCAGGCTCTCGGCGGGTTGTTGGGTGGCTCCATTGTAACTGGGGTCATGCTCGCCATCTTCATGGCTAATGCGGGCGGCGCCTGGGACAACGCGAAGAAGTACATCGAAGAGGGCAACCACGGTGGAAAGGGAAGCGCTCCCCACGCCGCGGCGGTGGTGGGCGATACCGTGGGCGATCCTTTCAAGGATACTGCGGGGCCGAGCCTGAACATTCTCATCAAGCTCATGTCCGTGGTGGCCCTGGTGCTCGCACCGCTTTTCAGCTGATCACCCTTTCAAGATAGAAGTCCGTAGGGGGCATCGCCCCCGTTTTTCACAGGGGGGAAGAGCGTCCGCTCCTCCCCCCCGCCTGTTTGTTCGGAGGAGTGCGAGTCATGCATGCCGACCATGTGCGACGGATAAAGGAGCGACTGGATATCGTCGAGGTCATCGGTGATTACGTTCCCCTGAAGAAAGCGGGGCGGAGCTTCAAGGGCCTCTGCCCCTTCCACGGAGAGAAGACTCCTTCCTTCACCGTCTCTCCCGAACGGCAGACCTACCATTGCTTCGGTTGCGGACGGGGTGGCGACATCTTTTCTTTCGTCATGGAGACGGAAGGCATCTCTTTTTCTCAAGCCCTGGAACTGTTGGCTTCCCGGGCCGGGGTTTCTCTCGATCCGGCACGGAAAGGTGCTCCCGGAGGCGATGTGCGAAGCGTGTCGGCACTGGCGCAGGAATTTTTCACGGAAAGTCTTTTGGGGCCGGGGGGAATTTCCGGAAGACGCTATCTGGCAAAAAGAAATGTCCCGGAACACTTCTGGAAGGAGTTTGGTCTGGGTTGGGCACCTTCCGGCTGGGATTCCCTGTGGCGCCATCTGCAAAGTCGAAACGTCGGCGAAAAAGAAGCCCTTGCCTGCGGCGTGGTCGTCGAAGGCAACAGAGGGCTCTACGATCGCTTCCGCGGGCGAGTCATCTTTCCCATCGCGGATGTGTCGGGGCGCATCATCGCCTTCGGCGGACGTCTTGTGGACGGGGAAGGCGCGAAATATCTCAACAGCCCGGAGGGGGTGCTTTTTCGGAAGCGGGAGTGTCTCTACCTGCTGCACCGGGCCAAACAGTTCATGCGTGCCCGGGGACGGGCAATTCTCGTGGAAGGCTACATGGATGCTCTTCGGCTCCACATGGAAGGATTCGGTGAGGCCGTGGCGTCTCTCGGCACCGCTCTCACCTCCGAACAGGCGGATCTCGTCAAGCGATTCGCGCCGCGCTGTTATATCTGTTTCGATGCGGACGCGGCAGGGCAGGAGGCTGCGGTGCGAGGCATGTATGTGCTGCAGAGTCGCGGATTGGATGTTCGGGTGGTCTCTCTGCCCGAGGCGAAGGACCCCGACGAGTTTCTTTCCGCTCCCGGAGGTGCTGCCCGTTTTTCCGCCTGTCTTGACGCGTCGATGCCTCTCGTGCGACATCATCTTTCCCTGCGGAGAGACGCCCTGCGTGATCCGACGCAAAGAGAACAGGCCACCAGAGATATCCTCAGTGGTGTCGCCCAGCTTTCTTCCCTTGATCTTGCCCCCTTTGTGCCGGAGATCGCCGCTGCCTTCGGCCTTTTTGCACATCAGCTCGTCGAACTCGTCGAAAGAGAGAGAAAAGTTCTTTCTCAATCGGAACAAGGGAAACCCTCCCTTTCCGGCGTATCTATAACTGGAGGGAAAGGAGAGGAAGCCGCGGATCCGGTGGAAGCCGCGTTGCTTTTTCTTCTGTGGACGGACGCGAGCCGTCGGCGCAACGCCTCCCCGGAGGGAATCCTTCCCCTCTTTTCGGAAGAGCGACTTCGCCATCTTGTCATGGCGCTTCTTTCCGGAGAGGTTCCAGAAGAACTGGAGGCGCGATGGCATGTCATCGGCGAAACCTATCCCCTTCGGGTGGTGGCTTTCGGAGGAGAGTGGTGTGCCCGTCTCGAAGAGAAGGATGCGTGGAAAACGGTTGTGGGTCTCCTCGAGGCGAGGAACAGAAAACGGCAGTATGAAGCCCTGCAGCTCAAATGCCGCCGTGGAGAAGCGACCGACGAGGATCTTCTGGCGTTGCGGAGCCTCGCGCAGAAGCTGAAGGGGGGCAAGGATTCGGCGTGACTGAACAGAGCGGAAAAAGAGAAGATGCCGACGCGGGAAAAAACGTCCCGGTGGAGGAACCGACGCGACACGGCCAAACTCCTCAGGAAAGGCGGAATGGAGCCGACGTGAAAAAGAAACGGAAGAAAAAGAGAACTGAAGGAGAGGGCGAATCCTCCGGCTTCGCCGAGGGAATGAACATTTCCGGGAGTCGTGATGCCGAAAAGGCGGACGCATCTCCGGTGAAGTCGATCGATGGTGCTGAAAGAGAGACGGAGGGGACGGCAACAATCCCCGAATCGTCTGCAACCACGCGGGATGAAGGAACGGCATCGGAAAAAATGCAGAAGCACACGAAGCGGAGCAGTCTGAAAAAGCAGGAAGAGATCTCTCTGGAAGGAGTGCCGGCGGAGACATCTTCGATTCTGTCCGACGGTGAGGCTGCTCCTGCGGAAGCTTTGGGCGGAGACGTTGCCTCTTCCGTGGAGGGTGCTTTTTCGGGAGAGGAAGGAGAGGAAATTGCTCTGCCCGAGGGGGATGAACTTTTTCTCGAGGAACCTCTTGCGGAGGATCCTTCCCTCTTCGGCGGTGATGAAGTGACCAGTCCGGTTCCTGCCACCGCCGAACCTGTGGCGGCAGGGAGTCCGGATCCGGTGCTCGCGAGGGAACTGCCCCTCGAAGAGACGCAGAAAGATTATCTCCTTTTCCTTCCCCTCATTCAGGAAGGGCAGAAGCGTGGGTATATCACGTTCGAGGAGATCGAGAAACAGCTTCCTCCGGAGTTTTTGAACAACCCGGAGACGCTGGACAAGCTTTACGAAGAGTTCACTCTTCTCGGGATCGAAGTGCAGGAGGAGACGAAGCGCGGCAAGGATGAATCCGTTTCCGACGAGGAGCTTGTTCCACCGGCGGCGGGGGAGAGCATGGGTGTTCTCGAGGATCTCCCCCTGTCCGATCCCGTGCGCATGTACCTGCGGGAAATCGGCAAGATTCCGCTGCTCACGCCCGACGAGGAAGTGACGCTGGCCAAACTTGTGGAGGCGGGAGAGCCAAGAGGCAAGAGTGCTCTCGTGGAGGCGAATCTTCGTCTCGTCGTGAGTATCGCCAAGAAATATATCGGGCGGGGGATGCTCTTTCTCGATCTGATTCAGGAAGGAAACCTGGGGCTCATTCGTGCGGTGGAGAAGTTCGATTATCGGAAGGGATACAAATTCAGTACCTACGCGACCTGGTGGATCCGTCAGGCCATCACGCGGGCCATCGCCGACCAGGCCAGAACAATACGCATCCCTGTCCACATGGTGGAGACCATCAACAAACTGATTCGCGTGTCGAGACAGCTTGTACAGCGTCTGGGACGGGAGCCCACTGCGGAGGAGATCGCCCAGGAGATGGAGATCCAGTCCGAGAAGGTGGAGGAAATCCAGCGCATCGCCCAGGAACCTGTTTCCCTGGAAACACCCATCGGCGAGGAAGAGGACAGCCAGCTTGGGGATTTTCTCGAGGACAAGGATCTTCCGAGTCCGGAAGAGGCTGCGGCGAGCCAACTTCTCCGGGAGCAGCTGGATGACATGCTCGAGGATCTCACCGAACGGGAACGGGAGGTTTTGCGCCTTCGTTTCGGCCTCGAGGACGGACATCCCTATACGCTCGAAGAAGTGGGGAGGCGCTTCGGTGTCACTCGGGAACGCATTCGTCAGATCGAGGCGAAGGCGTTGCGCAAACTCCGGCACCCCAGCCGGAGTCGAAAGTTGCGCGATTTTCTGGAATAAGCGCCGTGTGCTTCCGAAGCGGACGTTCCGAATGACACCCGCTTCGACAGCAGTGAAAGAATTCCCTATATCGACGACCCGTTTCTCTGTTATACTGGCTTTGGATTCGTGCTCGGAGGCGCAATCATGAGAGTGGATGTCTATCTCAAGCTCGCACGCTTGGTGAAGCGGCGAAGCGTGGCGCAGGAAATGATCCGTCTGGGGGCTGTCCGTGTGGACGGACGCCCCGTGAAACCCTCCGGGGAGGTGCGGAAGGGGGCACGGGTTTCTGTCGCCTTTCCCCGGCGCCTGCTCGTCGTGGAAGTGCTCTGTGATGACGAGCAGCTTCTGCGGCGGAAGAGCGAGCCTTATCTCGTTGTGGAGGAACGTTCTCTTGATGGAGCGACATCGCCTTGGTAACACCCCGGCCGACCGGTCCGGAGGAAAAGAAAAAAAATTAACCGCCCGAAGGGGAGGAGTGTACGGATGAGTTACATCGTCGGTGTTCATGGAAGAGAGATCCTCGACTCGAGGGGAAATCCAACGGTCGAGGTGGAAGTGTGGCTCGACAACGGTATTGTGGGAAAGGCCGCCGTTCCCTCCGGAGCCTCCACGGGAACTTTCGAGGCAGTGGAGCTGCGCGACGGCGAGACACGTTTTCTCGGCAAGGGTGTGCTCAAGGCGGTGGAGCACGTGAATGAGAAAATCGCTCCCGAAATCGTGGGAATGGATCCTGCGGAGCAGGGGGCTCTGGACAGAGCACTTCTTGCGCTTGACGGGACGACGAACAAGGGAAAGCTCGGTGCCAACGCGATCCTCGGCGTTTCCATGGCGGCGGCGCGCGCCGCTGCGGAGGACCACGATCTTCCTCTGTGGGCCTACCTGGGCGGACTTGGTCCCATGCTCTTGCCCACGCCGATGATGAACGTCATCAATGGAGGTGCTCACGCGGACAACACCCTGGATATCCAGGAGTTCATGATTCTTCCCCACGGTGCGGAAAGTTTCGCCGAGGGGCTTCGCATGGGTGTGGAGACCTATCATACCCTGAAGAAGATCCTCAAGAAGAAGGGGTACAGTGTTTCCATCGGTGACGAGGGAGGGTTCGCTCCGAACCTTCGCACCAACAGGGAGGCGTTGGATGTTCTTGTGGA
Above is a genomic segment from Aminiphilus circumscriptus DSM 16581 containing:
- the eno gene encoding phosphopyruvate hydratase; translation: MSYIVGVHGREILDSRGNPTVEVEVWLDNGIVGKAAVPSGASTGTFEAVELRDGETRFLGKGVLKAVEHVNEKIAPEIVGMDPAEQGALDRALLALDGTTNKGKLGANAILGVSMAAARAAAEDHDLPLWAYLGGLGPMLLPTPMMNVINGGAHADNTLDIQEFMILPHGAESFAEGLRMGVETYHTLKKILKKKGYSVSIGDEGGFAPNLRTNREALDVLVEAIEAAGYSPGAQISLAVDGAVTDLFTDGVYSFAGEGRTFTPEQLVDYYADLCDAYPLVSIEDGMAEEDWAGWALLTKRLGGKVQLVGDDIFVTNPERFSRGIAEKIGNAILIKLNQIGTVTETLQVIDKARWSGYGAVISHRSGETDDSFISDLAVATGVGQIKTGAPARMDRVAKYNQLLRIAETCTAPYAGLSRVVCAKKD